In the genome of Chrysoperla carnea chromosome 5, inChrCarn1.1, whole genome shotgun sequence, the window aatataaattatttgtacttacaTATGATACATCTATTATCCCTTTATTCAATGGAAAAAGCAGTTGAGTCTAATgaatatggtttacatttttattactcGTGGCGCTGATATCTTACcgttaaaagaaataattcaattattttgattaccgatcaatttaaattcataataaatcacattatttaaaaaaaaatgaattgaaatagTAATTAGAGTCCATGTacttttgcataattttaatcaaaggaTTCCCTTTGAAGTACACGGTAAAATACTCGCATTTTATTCTCTCAAGtacttttaatgttttatcaTGAAAATGGTGGAGTTaaaccttattattatttttttaaattaattaatctttattaggttttacattaaaaataacaagaTACCAATATTGATACAAGAAAATTGTCAAAAGATTATcgctaaacaaatttttgtaaacattattattattattatttactgacCGGGAAAACTAgtcttgtttgttttttaaccgcTATAGAGCAGGATAAAAtcaaattgtttcaatttaataattcgatttaattagtattaggatggtaattaaatttaattttaataataatatttaaataatgtatttattcgTAGAATATGTGAATGTGAGATGTGCTgtgacatttttattaatattttaataattagagcatatttataaatatttatttattaaataaataatgatgtaaaacattaaatataaataaattgtatatttttttaaattgtattagacgttcaaaataaaaatcattttatgaatTGTTGTTCAATTGCTATCTTCATTTTTTACTGCCATTCAGGCCCGTGGGCAGGGCGGTCATTCAAAGAAcggtcataaagtcaataaaaatgaGAAACTCTTTTTCGAACaagataacattttattatgtcaacATGTGAAAActcagtaaatatttttcaataagtccAGGCTAAGCCGATCTTCAGACATTGTTgatctaaggtatgttttgagacgacgcaaAGTTGAATAGGAATGTTCATTCGTCGCTATTGTCACAAGTAAAATTGGCAGAATTCGAAGACATTTGGAAATGTATCTTCATTTCAAATATCGAGAggttcgagtgaatttttggtGTCCTATGCAGCAATGCATTTTCGCCAAAGTTTAACATCGTCAACCAAGATATCACGAAAATTATCGAGTAAAATTGAAGagtattgtttaaaaagttgAGCGCTGACTCAaaaatccatcttgtaaatgtGTTAGAAACAAATCGATGTATGGTATGAAGATTGTGATCCAGAAATAATCTTCGATCGAATCAGTCTGTACATTCGAGCGTTAAGTCTGTTTTGACGTGAGCCTTGGTTTTCTCAATTTCATGTCGTATTATGACATATTTCGATCacggttttgaaaatttttctgaagtCTTTTCCAGCGTTTTACTTCTTTCATTCAAAATCTGTTTCGCTGCCCGATATCTTTGCCAAGATCCTGGTTTTCTGGTATTTACAGAAAACAGGTGCCGTTAGTGGGAAGGGtcttctacttttttttaaagtggtaATTTTTTCGAAGGCTAGTCTGAAattataattctataattacGCCTAGTTTAGAAAAATTACGATACCTTTATtgagattttataataatttatttggtaaattttataaattcataaattactaatattttttttacgaaaccGTTATACATCACAGCTTCTAAAATTCGTTTATACTCGTGTttccgtaccaaaaaattaaaaccgacgatattgttaacaaaaaaaggGAGGGTTAAGTGAGGGCAAGGGATGTGAATGCTATAACGcggtaatctttatttttaaagttgaaattagtTACCCAGCAAAGGAAAAGGGTAACTGCTATAGTCATTATAAGTTCAACAGTGGGCTGATTGATGAAGGATTAAGTATCTCTGGTCAATTTTAAAAGAGGTAGAAGTTCACCAccgttttttcgatttttccctgtgttactgaaataaataatgaaaaacgtaggctgaaatttaatttaacatgttattgtattaaattatttaatggtgTTCGgatatttacttttgaaaatggCCGAAATAGACAACGCACATATgtcaaacatattttattgttaatttttaattaaatactaataaaataaaattggtggAATATAGCcaagtattgttttttaatttttacaaattcaaaatgttCCATAAAGTAACGCTCCCATCCTTACATCTTATAGggtatttttgctatcaattactgtttatttggtttacaaaataatgtttcaaccaaaaaaatgttagcgtttttttaaagactttctaatttgaagtgttcgtctaatgtttggcagttatgaatcagagtgaggttttaatcgAACCTGAAAGCTTAGATTGAAGTAAATACCCGTATAAGATATGCGCCTTTGAAATTATTGTGATAACCAACGTTAATATGGCGACCAATTTCAATATCCAAGAGCGGTTTTGACTCTAAATACGTCACTGCCAAAGTGAAACCTAAATCATACGCAatccaaatttttatcttaGATACTTTCTGTATTATAAATAGCACTTTCAAAGGCAGACACGCAACAGACACGCTTAGTTCAAAGGTTAAGCGAACGTGGAATTATGGGGACGTTTAAAAAAGTCACTATGGATGACGTTTAAATAGTCACTATTTGACAGAACAAAGCGCTAATTTAGTTTACTAGCTAGTTATTTGCAGGCAAAAGGCATACGGCACCCCATGTACCTAAAAAATAGGTTGGTAATGTATGGGGTGATGAATAGTAGTCAATTGAACGAGCTCAAAATTGTCAGTGGCTACTTACAGATCCGTTAGTAAACTAACCTCTCGCGAACACCTAGTTTCATCCTTTACATGAAATTATTATTCCCAGTAGTACGTAAATACTCAAAGGTCTCCGCTAATAGAAACTTGACGATTTCGTTTTCTCACACGATGCTAAAATATTCATCACTATTCTGCCAAGGTTCTCAAAGCAATGTAAATTTCATCATCAAAACAGTTaaccatataatataatataactgtttatataattatttcatttcttgtgaaacgtagaaaataatttgtgaaATAATACCAGTCCAGCATTTAAATGAAAAGTAATCAGTTGGATTCAAATTCTCTAGCTTTTTTCCATCATATCCACAAATGATTCCATCTGATTTCTTACGGATCTGAGTATCCTAAAacaataacatatttatatgatttaacTGACTATATAGTACACTTAACAAGGCGGAAAATGTAGAAGGTGGTGAAACACCtccgatttcaaattttttttgtacgggTTCCTATAATGCCTTTGGTAACATTTAGCCGCACAAACCTCTGCATTACTATGATAACTGACAAAATTAGGATAGTTTTCCCATTCCCAAAGGCactaaaaatagtaaaagtgaaaaaaagtttttaaaaaaatccaaatttttaccTCAGAAATATCTCCCGAGGGCTTTCGAGGACagtgatcatgaattcaagtttaaaaagcaactgaatgcGGTTGCATCCCATTAAAACTAaccctagaagtgacagagataTCATGCTaaacgaaaacgaaaaaagatatcatgctaaaatttttacagcgtactcagaacgtaaaaagtgaggtcgagttcgtaaatgagcaacataggtcaaaaagtttaaactacttttgtttgaaacattttttcgtaaacatcactgtttacccgtgagggcgcaaattaggcgtaaattgtatagcatgtattatatggcaatatcagttatgtacgtgtggcatgtatgtatgtgtaatgtgatagagtaatcaacaatgtctatgcatgggtatttcaacaattaactcagtcaattgtttgttttcacttgttatattaaatatatggtcATTCGCATtcgtaaattttcataaaatctctgattaattctgaaaaagtcttctaAGAAAactctatattataatatagagtTAAATATATAACAGGTTgactgataagtccccggtctgacacatagatggcgtcgctagtattaaatgcatattatttttatatagtaccaaccttcaaatgattcgtgtcaaaatttgacgtctgtaagtcaattagtttgtgagatagagcgtcttttgtgaagcaacttttgttattgtgaaaaaaatggaatttcgtgttttgataaaatactgttttctgaagggaaaaaatacagagtccggaaactcattatcaagccaagtttttgcttccactgtattttttcccttcagaaaacagtattttatcaaaacacgaaattcctttttttccatttttttcacaataacaaaagttgcttcacaaaagacgctctatctcacaaactaattgacttacagacgtcaaattttgacacgaatcatttgaaggttggtactatataaaaataatatgcatttaatactagcgacgccatctatgtgtcagaccggggacttatcagccaacctattatcaTAGAATATTTGTTCCGAAAGAGTTTCAATCTATTAACATTTTCTGTCAttcaatgatttattaataatttatttgatattttcagacTTCTTCTATCTTTTTCAGAgatagtttatataaaaaaagtaggaaaaCTATCGCAATTGTAAAAGATTCGAGGAGCAAATATGGCACAGCACATTTAAATGTATGATGAAGTAAACATCTTTAtcctttttattcaatgaaaaatcaattgaatGTATAAAGTATGGTTTGCATTTTTTTACTCGTagcgctgacatcttagcgttaaaatcgaatatataacacaaaataagagagattttttttttgaatttttgtaaggtcctggtgattcttatttcttattacTGGTTATTATTTCTTTTCCATATTTCAGCATTAAAATGCATGAGCAATTttaaatagttcaaaatatgagatccaatagttttttttctattttcatgatttttcagcaCGATTGATTATTATGAAATTGTAAGCGCGCTCACGCGCATAAATTTCAAGATCACACTTTCTGACCAAACTGACTTTTTTCTACACCCTCATACGAACAGTTTGCGCTCGGTTGCGTAAAAATCGGAGGTGTACTTTAAATTTCTATCTCAAAAAGGTTCACCACCCCTGCCTATATGATTTAAGAGTTAAcctatttttacaataaccCGTACTAGagtactaaattttattacttacaccAGAGCGCTCCTCAATTTCAATGACAACCTTGTAATTATTATCGGGTATAACCATTAtcggtttattaaaaattatacgcaACAAATCTTGAGGGCAAGCTGAATTATTGCGCTGACTAACACAGCAACGTACAGTGTCTTCTGTTACGTCCTTCAATGTCAACAAaacattagttttatattttattattattgggcATAGCACAAAACCAATTATGACCACAGGCCGAATAAACTTTAATTCATCTTCGAAACTTGTATCGTATCTCGATAGTGTGTCATTGCtactatcaaatttaaaatgacaTTCAATAGGATTTTTAATACATCTAGGTATTTCCGTAGAGCTTGCATTTGATGCTGTATCCACACAAAATTTGGTAATTTCACTACCATCCAATAAACCACTTTTTACTGGTCCAATCACAAATTCTTTGAGTGTCATTAAAGGAAAGCGTATTAGTTCCAGTGCTTGACCTAGAACAGATCGTTGATTTTCTGGCGTTATAGGTAATTGTTTTCTAGCACATTCTGCCTCGGACCATAATACAAttgcttgaaataattttgattcaaacaCTTGTAAAGTATCACGTtccaacataaaaattaaagtaccCAAATCCACATCGGTAAAACTATCCGCTTCTAAAACATCcattgtattcttatttattaaatctaaaCACAAGGCTACTAATTGTGGTTCGTCGAGTAAACTTTCTGATGCTGGTACATCGTATTTGTTTGCTGCATATAGAATTGCCAAAACTGTTTTCGGGCTAATTTGTACTTCATTcgtgtacaaaaaatttaataatgacaAAAAAGCAGACGGTTCAATATCAGGTAtctgaaattcaaaaaagttcTGTTTAgtgacttttaatttaaaaaaaaagtctagaAACTGGtgggaaaaaatcaaattcttgATTCTTTTACGTAGATACCACAGTCTTCGGTAATAACAGACtctattttttatcattggTCACAAGGATGATATTAGTACAGGtgaattatcatattttaaaaaaatttaccctgCAGACCCAGCAGTTAACACTCGATTGACCGATTGGCCTATGCTACTCGTTCACGaaatcaaactcactttttacgtcttgagcatgCTATTGACAAAT includes:
- the LOC123301312 gene encoding BTB/POZ domain-containing protein 2-like; this translates as MTTTNNLCSTFTVLKRISQDQRNQIKPFEFLVNNPKFSDIQFIIGRDNQQRISAHKLILAARSAVFEAMFYGTLATKSDEIQIPDIEPSAFLSLLNFLYTNEVQISPKTVLAILYAANKYDVPASESLLDEPQLVALCLDLINKNTMDVLEADSFTDVDLGTLIFMLERDTLQVFESKLFQAIVLWSEAECARKQLPITPENQRSVLGQALELIRFPLMTLKEFVIGPVKSGLLDGSEITKFCVDTASNASSTEIPRCIKNPIECHFKFDSSNDTLSRYDTSFEDELKFIRPVVIIGFVLCPIIIKYKTNVLLTLKDVTEDTVRCCVSQRNNSACPQDLLRIIFNKPIMVIPDNNYKVVIEIEERSGDTQIRKKSDGIICGYDGKKLENLNPTDYFSFKCWTGIISQIIFYVSQEMK